A genomic window from Pseudomonas argentinensis includes:
- a CDS encoding glutamine synthetase family protein produces the protein MTSFAAVQQAQDFLAANPDIELIELFILDANGVPRGKLLHREELLALYQSGRPLPSTMLGLSIQGEDVEDTGLVWEVGDIDCRAYPLAGSLVRLPWRQIPTAAVQVSMHPTEGMPATPADPRHLLQRVIEQLEADGYHPVMACELEFYLLDQKRDAHGRPQPALDGDGGRPRQTQVYGLRELEQIEPFLKDLYGACKAQGIPARTAISEYAPGQVEITLEHGPALAAMDQAVRYKRLVKGVAHAHGMQACFMAKPFDHLAGTGMHMHVSLADGQGDNLFASESPAGTPLLRQAVGGMLASLLDSLLLFCPNANSYRRFQANSYAPLAPTWGVDNRTVSLRVPGGPANTRHVEHRICGADANPYLAAAAILAGIHRGIRQALDPGAPVEGNGYAQATEHLPTQWSAAIQALEQSEWAHETFGADFLKVFLAVKRAEYRQFMGEVGEQDWRWYLSNA, from the coding sequence ATGACGAGTTTTGCCGCTGTGCAGCAAGCCCAGGATTTCCTGGCCGCTAACCCCGATATCGAATTGATCGAGCTGTTCATCCTTGACGCCAATGGCGTGCCGCGCGGCAAGCTGCTGCACCGCGAGGAACTGCTGGCGCTGTACCAGAGTGGCCGGCCGCTGCCGAGTACGATGCTTGGTCTGTCCATCCAGGGCGAAGACGTCGAGGACACCGGGCTGGTCTGGGAGGTGGGCGATATCGACTGCCGCGCCTACCCGCTGGCCGGCAGCCTGGTGCGTTTGCCCTGGCGGCAGATTCCCACCGCCGCCGTGCAGGTGTCGATGCACCCGACCGAGGGAATGCCAGCTACGCCGGCCGACCCGCGGCATTTGCTGCAGCGGGTGATCGAGCAGCTCGAAGCCGACGGTTACCACCCGGTGATGGCCTGCGAGCTGGAGTTCTACCTGCTCGACCAGAAACGCGACGCCCACGGCCGCCCGCAGCCGGCGCTGGACGGCGACGGCGGTCGGCCACGGCAGACCCAGGTCTACGGCCTGCGCGAGCTGGAGCAGATCGAACCGTTCCTCAAGGATCTCTATGGGGCCTGCAAGGCCCAGGGCATCCCGGCGCGCACGGCGATTTCCGAATACGCCCCCGGCCAGGTGGAGATCACCCTTGAGCACGGCCCGGCGCTCGCGGCCATGGACCAGGCGGTGCGCTACAAGCGCCTGGTCAAGGGCGTCGCCCATGCCCACGGCATGCAGGCGTGCTTTATGGCCAAGCCTTTCGATCACCTGGCCGGCACGGGTATGCATATGCACGTGAGCCTGGCCGATGGGCAGGGTGACAACCTGTTCGCCAGTGAAAGCCCAGCCGGCACGCCGCTGCTGCGCCAGGCGGTCGGTGGCATGCTCGCCAGCCTGCTCGACTCACTGCTGCTGTTCTGCCCCAACGCCAACTCCTACCGGCGTTTCCAGGCCAACAGCTATGCGCCGCTGGCGCCCACCTGGGGTGTGGATAACCGCACCGTCAGCCTGCGCGTACCCGGTGGCCCGGCGAATACCCGGCACGTCGAGCACCGCATCTGCGGCGCCGATGCCAACCCCTATCTGGCCGCCGCCGCGATCCTGGCCGGGATTCACCGTGGCATCCGCCAGGCGCTGGACCCTGGTGCGCCGGTCGAGGGTAATGGCTATGCCCAGGCTACCGAGCATCTGCCTACCCAGTGGTCGGCGGCAATCCAGGCACTGGAGCAATCCGAGTGGGCGCACGAAACCTTCGGCGCCGATTTCCTCAAGGTCTTTCTCGCGGTCAAGCGCGCCGAATACCGCCAGTTCATGGGCGAGGTCGGCGAGCAGGACTGGCGCTGGTACCTGAGCAACGCCTAA
- a CDS encoding NAD(P)/FAD-dependent oxidoreductase, whose protein sequence is MNASNQPVKPAAERAPSYYAASLNFESDYPTLQGSVSVDVATIGGGFTGIATAVELAERGLKAAVVETHKVGWGASGRNGGQVTGSLSGDEAMGKQMGNTLGEEVDDFIWHLRWRGHEIIKSRVAKYDIACDLKHGHLHTAMKASHMDELKATYDEALRRGMGDDVTLLDAAGVRAQLGSDLYCGALKNTRNMHLHPLNLCLGEARAAERLGALIFEHSKVLEIVHGPRPAVVTTGGRIEAKQVLLAGDVYHKLERRQLKGLIFPAMGGIVTTAPLGELAQEINPQDLAVYDCRFVLDYYRLTGDGRLLFGGGANYSGRDSRDIAGELRPCIERTFPQLKGVPIDFQWSCAMGIVMNRIPQLGKLSGNVWYCQGYSGHGVATSHIMGEIMAKAITGDLEQFDTFAACKHIKVPLGDQLGNPMLAAGMWYYQMLEKLR, encoded by the coding sequence ATGAACGCAAGCAATCAACCCGTCAAACCCGCCGCCGAGCGCGCGCCGTCGTACTACGCGGCCTCGCTCAACTTCGAGAGCGACTACCCGACACTGCAGGGTAGCGTGAGCGTGGACGTGGCCACCATCGGCGGCGGTTTCACCGGCATCGCCACGGCGGTGGAGCTGGCCGAGCGCGGCCTCAAGGCGGCCGTGGTGGAAACCCACAAGGTCGGCTGGGGCGCCAGCGGGCGCAACGGTGGCCAGGTCACCGGCAGCCTGTCCGGCGACGAGGCCATGGGCAAGCAGATGGGCAACACCCTGGGCGAGGAGGTGGACGACTTCATCTGGCACCTGCGCTGGCGCGGCCATGAAATCATCAAGAGCCGCGTGGCCAAGTACGACATCGCCTGCGACCTCAAGCACGGCCACCTGCATACGGCGATGAAAGCCAGCCATATGGATGAGCTCAAGGCGACCTACGACGAAGCGCTGCGCCGTGGCATGGGTGATGACGTGACGCTACTCGACGCCGCCGGCGTGCGTGCGCAATTGGGCAGCGACCTGTACTGCGGCGCGTTGAAGAACACGCGCAACATGCACCTGCACCCGCTCAACCTCTGCCTCGGCGAGGCCAGGGCGGCCGAGCGCCTGGGGGCGCTGATCTTCGAACATTCCAAGGTGCTGGAAATCGTCCACGGCCCGCGTCCGGCGGTGGTCACCACCGGCGGGCGCATCGAAGCCAAACAGGTGCTGCTGGCCGGCGACGTGTACCACAAACTGGAGCGCCGCCAGCTCAAGGGCCTGATCTTCCCGGCCATGGGCGGTATCGTCACCACCGCGCCGCTCGGTGAGTTGGCGCAAGAGATCAACCCCCAGGACCTGGCGGTGTACGACTGCCGCTTCGTGCTCGACTATTACCGCCTCACCGGCGATGGCCGCCTGCTGTTCGGCGGTGGCGCCAACTACTCCGGGCGTGATTCACGGGACATCGCCGGCGAGCTGCGCCCGTGCATCGAGCGCACCTTTCCACAACTCAAGGGCGTGCCGATCGACTTTCAGTGGAGCTGCGCCATGGGCATCGTGATGAACCGCATCCCGCAGCTGGGCAAGCTGTCGGGTAACGTCTGGTACTGCCAGGGCTACTCCGGCCATGGCGTGGCGACCAGTCACATCATGGGCGAGATCATGGCCAAGGCGATTACCGGCGACCTGGAGCAGTTCGACACCTTCGCCGCCTGCAAGCACATCAAGGTGCCCCTGGGCGACCAGCTCGGCAACCCGATGCTGGCGGCGGGCATGTGGTACTACCAGATGCTGGAGAAGTTGCGCTGA